One part of the Negativicoccus succinicivorans genome encodes these proteins:
- a CDS encoding dihydroorotate dehydrogenase electron transfer subunit produces MNALEVGPIRTNERVSADMYRLVAELPRLAQTTRPGQFLHVRTARGWDPLLRRPFSPSRVDRENGLVEMVYRVVGRGTELMTRMRAGDEIDVLGPRGTTFTLDGKMLMVGGGVGIAPILFAAQQAAGTATVIIGGRSREELFWQDYFPDTIHDLLLTTDDGSVGHHGYAVDLVPALLASGEFDRVLCCGPTILMSKVAAAAYAAGVPCEVSFERRMGCGTGGCYACVCDRKDGTHAKVCQEGPVFDSREVIL; encoded by the coding sequence ATGAACGCGCTTGAAGTCGGACCGATTCGGACGAATGAACGCGTTTCTGCCGATATGTATCGGCTGGTGGCGGAACTGCCGCGTTTGGCGCAAACGACACGGCCGGGTCAGTTTTTACACGTGCGCACGGCACGCGGCTGGGATCCGTTGCTGCGGCGTCCGTTTTCACCGTCGCGTGTTGATCGCGAAAACGGATTGGTCGAAATGGTCTATCGCGTTGTCGGCCGCGGCACGGAGCTGATGACGCGGATGCGCGCGGGCGATGAAATCGATGTGCTCGGTCCGCGCGGCACGACATTTACGCTGGACGGAAAAATGTTAATGGTCGGCGGCGGGGTGGGGATCGCTCCGATTCTTTTCGCCGCGCAACAGGCGGCGGGAACCGCTACCGTCATCATCGGCGGTCGCAGTCGGGAAGAACTGTTTTGGCAGGACTATTTTCCCGACACGATCCACGATTTGTTACTGACTACGGACGACGGTTCGGTCGGCCATCACGGCTATGCGGTGGATCTTGTGCCGGCGTTGCTTGCATCCGGCGAGTTTGATCGGGTACTTTGCTGCGGGCCGACTATTTTGATGAGTAAAGTCGCCGCCGCGGCGTATGCGGCCGGTGTGCCCTGCGAAGTTTCGTTCGAACGGCGGATGGGTTGCGGCACCGGCGGCTGCTACGCCTGCGTGTGCGATCGTAAGGACGGAACGCATGCGAAAGTATGTCAGGAAGGTCCTGTTTTTGACAGCCGGGAGGTGATCCTGTGA
- the carB gene encoding carbamoyl-phosphate synthase large subunit — protein sequence MSKEIKKVLVIGSGPIVIGQAAEFDYAGTQACLSLKEEGCEVVLINSNPATIMTDTDIADRVYIEPLTLDFVTSVIAQERPDGILATLGGQTGLNLAMELFDKGILEKYDVELLGTRMDAIRQAEDRELFKEAMQQIGQPVPESRTCNTLNEALTFAETIGYPLIIRPAFTLGGTGGGVVHNETEMREIGQRGLVLSPIHQILVERSVAGWKELEYEVMRDSDDNCIIICNMENIDPVGVHTGDSIVIAPSQTLTDKQHHMLRTASLDIIRYLEIEGGCNVQYALDPHSNQYYVIEVNPRMSRSSALASKATGYPIAKVAAKVALGKSLGEIENAVTGKTKAAFEPTLDYIVIKIPRWPFEKFNLADRELGTQMKATGEVMALATNVPAGLQKAVRSLETGTDSLYLPKLEHLSHYDIKMLLRRVDDERLFVIAEALRRGFDVQEIHHTTKIDPFFITQIQRIVNCERKLMNEGLTQDHVELAKYLGFSDRRIAQLTHVEESEVAALRKQKHITASYRMVDTCAAEFDAASPYYYSAYGVADEVAPQKNSVMVLGSGPIRIGQGVEFDYCSVQAIRALKRYGYRSIMVNNNPETVSTDFDMSDALYFEPLVPEDVCQIIEKEQPQGVITQFGGQTAINLAGKLAAHNAPLLGTDVDGVDLAEDRKRFDALLESLHIERPRGCMVTSLAEAHEATKKLKYPLIVRPSYVLGGRAMQIVYQPRELDTYLREAVVASSEHPVLIDEYLVGRELEVDALCDGENVFIPGIMEQIERAGVHSGDSIAVFPPQHIDQAKIDEVVEHTERIARALDIRGIVNIQYIIAGGKLYVIEVNPRSSRTVPLMSKVTGYNLIALATGICVGKTLPELGITPGLAPTPDYVAAKAPVFSFAKLGLVEIALGPEMKSTGEVMGIGKTYSDALYRAIVGAYMGIPDGGNVLITVSDRDKEETAQLAAEFVEHGYHIMATHGTGSYLEEKGIPVQIVNKMHEGGDVTCATLLRDGSVDMVVNTITYGKRPEREGFRLRRMAVELGIPCVTSLDTMREVVRVLRERKNNDLPSVKAIQDYQKERRHERA from the coding sequence ATGAGTAAAGAAATCAAGAAGGTTCTCGTGATCGGCTCCGGCCCGATCGTTATCGGTCAGGCCGCGGAATTCGACTATGCCGGTACGCAGGCTTGCCTGTCGTTAAAAGAAGAGGGCTGTGAAGTCGTTCTGATCAACAGCAACCCGGCGACGATCATGACGGATACGGATATCGCCGATCGCGTGTACATCGAACCGCTGACGCTCGATTTTGTCACATCGGTCATCGCGCAGGAACGTCCGGACGGGATTTTGGCGACGTTGGGCGGCCAAACGGGTTTGAATCTCGCGATGGAACTTTTCGACAAGGGCATCTTAGAAAAATACGACGTGGAACTTTTGGGCACGCGCATGGACGCGATCCGACAGGCGGAAGACCGCGAATTATTTAAAGAAGCGATGCAGCAAATCGGTCAGCCTGTGCCGGAAAGCCGCACCTGCAACACGTTAAACGAAGCGTTGACCTTTGCGGAAACGATCGGCTACCCGCTGATCATTCGTCCGGCGTTTACGTTGGGCGGCACCGGCGGCGGCGTCGTGCACAACGAAACGGAAATGCGCGAAATCGGTCAGCGCGGTTTGGTGCTGAGTCCGATTCACCAAATTTTGGTGGAACGCTCGGTCGCCGGCTGGAAAGAACTGGAATATGAAGTCATGCGCGACAGCGATGACAACTGCATCATTATTTGTAATATGGAAAATATCGATCCGGTCGGGGTCCACACCGGCGACAGCATCGTCATTGCGCCGAGCCAGACGCTGACCGATAAGCAGCATCATATGTTGCGCACGGCGTCGCTCGATATTATTCGATATTTGGAAATCGAAGGCGGCTGCAACGTGCAGTACGCGCTCGATCCGCATTCGAATCAGTACTATGTTATCGAAGTCAATCCGCGCATGAGCCGCTCGTCCGCGCTCGCATCCAAAGCGACCGGCTATCCGATTGCGAAAGTGGCGGCGAAAGTGGCGCTCGGCAAATCGCTCGGTGAAATCGAAAACGCCGTTACCGGCAAAACGAAAGCGGCGTTTGAACCGACGCTCGACTACATCGTCATTAAAATTCCGCGCTGGCCGTTTGAAAAATTCAATCTGGCGGATCGCGAACTCGGTACGCAGATGAAAGCGACCGGCGAAGTCATGGCATTGGCGACGAATGTCCCCGCCGGCTTGCAGAAAGCGGTGAGATCGCTCGAAACCGGCACGGATTCGCTCTATTTGCCGAAGTTGGAACACTTGTCCCACTACGATATCAAAATGCTTTTACGGCGCGTGGACGATGAACGGCTTTTCGTCATTGCCGAAGCGTTGCGGCGCGGTTTTGACGTGCAGGAAATCCACCACACGACGAAGATCGACCCGTTCTTTATCACGCAGATCCAGCGCATCGTCAACTGCGAACGCAAGCTGATGAACGAAGGCTTGACGCAGGACCATGTGGAATTGGCGAAGTACCTCGGCTTTTCGGATCGCCGCATCGCGCAGCTGACGCATGTGGAAGAAAGCGAAGTAGCCGCGTTGCGCAAACAGAAACATATTACCGCCTCGTATCGCATGGTCGATACCTGCGCGGCGGAATTCGATGCCGCATCGCCGTACTACTACTCGGCGTACGGTGTGGCTGATGAAGTCGCTCCGCAGAAAAACAGCGTTATGGTTCTCGGTTCGGGCCCTATCCGCATCGGTCAGGGCGTGGAATTCGACTACTGCTCCGTGCAGGCGATTCGCGCGTTGAAACGGTACGGTTATCGTTCCATCATGGTCAACAATAACCCGGAAACGGTTTCCACCGACTTTGATATGTCCGACGCGCTGTATTTTGAACCGCTGGTGCCGGAGGACGTTTGCCAGATTATTGAAAAAGAACAGCCGCAAGGCGTTATTACTCAGTTTGGCGGGCAGACCGCGATTAATTTGGCGGGGAAACTCGCGGCGCACAACGCACCTTTGTTGGGGACCGATGTTGACGGCGTAGATCTGGCGGAAGACCGCAAACGTTTCGACGCATTGCTCGAATCGCTCCACATCGAACGTCCGCGCGGTTGTATGGTGACATCGCTTGCGGAAGCGCACGAAGCCACCAAAAAATTGAAATATCCGCTGATCGTACGGCCGAGTTATGTGCTCGGCGGACGCGCGATGCAGATCGTTTACCAACCGCGCGAACTCGATACCTACCTGCGGGAAGCCGTAGTCGCATCGTCCGAGCATCCGGTTTTGATTGATGAATACCTCGTCGGCCGCGAACTCGAAGTCGATGCGCTGTGCGACGGTGAAAACGTCTTCATTCCGGGCATCATGGAACAGATCGAACGCGCGGGCGTTCACTCGGGCGACAGCATCGCCGTATTCCCGCCGCAACATATTGATCAGGCCAAAATCGATGAAGTGGTCGAACATACGGAACGCATTGCGCGCGCGTTGGACATTCGCGGCATTGTCAATATCCAATACATCATTGCCGGCGGGAAATTGTACGTTATCGAAGTTAATCCGCGTTCGAGTCGCACGGTGCCCTTAATGAGTAAAGTGACGGGTTACAATCTGATCGCGCTCGCGACCGGTATTTGCGTCGGCAAGACCTTACCTGAACTCGGCATCACGCCGGGGCTGGCACCGACGCCCGATTATGTAGCGGCTAAAGCGCCGGTGTTCTCGTTCGCTAAACTCGGTCTGGTGGAAATCGCGCTCGGACCGGAAATGAAATCGACCGGCGAAGTCATGGGAATCGGCAAAACGTATTCCGACGCGTTGTATCGCGCGATCGTCGGCGCGTACATGGGCATTCCCGACGGCGGCAATGTGCTGATTACGGTCAGTGACCGCGATAAAGAGGAAACCGCGCAACTCGCTGCGGAGTTTGTCGAACACGGGTACCACATCATGGCGACGCACGGCACGGGCAGCTACTTGGAAGAAAAAGGTATCCCCGTACAAATCGTCAATAAAATGCATGAAGGCGGCGACGTTACTTGCGCGACATTATTGCGCGACGGTTCCGTTGACATGGTGGTCAATACAATCACGTACGGCAAACGTCCGGAACGCGAAGGTTTCCGCCTGCGTCGCATGGCCGTCGAACTCGGTATTCCCTGCGTGACCTCGCTCGACACGATGCGCGAAGTAGTGCGCGTGTTGCGCGAACGGAAAAATAATGATTTGCCGAGCGTCAAAGCCATTCAGGACTACCAAAAGGAGCGGCGTCATGAACGCGCTTGA
- the carA gene encoding glutamine-hydrolyzing carbamoyl-phosphate synthase small subunit has product MKEGYLYLADGRKFPGYLVGGHSKAAEVVFNTAMTGYEESYTDPSYTDQILTLTYPLIGNYGVNHHIWQGERPSISGAIVSELTRFPSNWESEDSLGRFFKANQIPVLIGADTRAITRAIRKEGTPIGVLATAAEENYVKEALAHPLPQDQIARVTTPVAYKMGEGRLRVTVIDCGIKRRMLDHLVAADCHLTVVPAQTKAAQILATRPDGVFISNGPGNPADVPDTIQTLRELVGKVPMFGICMGHQLLAQALGAVTFKLPFGHRGANHPVIDLATKKITMTAQNHGYAVSEESFPAELVVTHRSLNDGTIEGFRHRTLPIQGIQYHPEAAPGPTDNEYLFTDWMKSLKGERA; this is encoded by the coding sequence ATGAAAGAGGGATATCTGTACTTGGCGGACGGCCGGAAATTTCCGGGTTACCTTGTCGGCGGACACAGTAAAGCGGCGGAAGTCGTTTTTAATACGGCGATGACAGGCTATGAAGAGTCTTATACGGATCCTTCCTATACCGACCAGATTTTAACGTTGACCTACCCTCTGATCGGTAACTACGGTGTCAATCACCACATTTGGCAGGGCGAAAGACCGTCGATTTCGGGCGCTATCGTCTCGGAATTGACGCGTTTTCCGAGTAACTGGGAAAGCGAAGATTCGCTGGGCCGATTTTTCAAGGCGAATCAGATTCCGGTGCTGATCGGCGCGGATACCCGTGCGATCACTCGCGCGATTCGTAAAGAAGGCACACCGATCGGGGTGCTTGCGACAGCCGCGGAAGAAAATTATGTGAAAGAAGCGCTTGCGCATCCTTTGCCGCAGGATCAGATCGCGCGCGTGACAACGCCGGTTGCTTATAAAATGGGCGAAGGCCGGTTGCGTGTTACCGTCATCGACTGCGGTATTAAACGGCGCATGCTGGATCATCTCGTGGCGGCCGATTGCCACCTGACGGTCGTACCGGCGCAGACCAAAGCGGCGCAGATTCTTGCGACCCGACCGGACGGCGTTTTCATCAGCAACGGTCCGGGGAACCCCGCGGATGTGCCCGATACGATCCAAACTTTGCGTGAGCTTGTCGGTAAAGTGCCGATGTTCGGTATTTGCATGGGCCATCAGTTGCTCGCGCAAGCGTTGGGCGCGGTCACGTTTAAATTGCCCTTCGGTCATCGCGGCGCGAACCACCCGGTGATCGATCTTGCCACGAAAAAAATCACGATGACGGCGCAAAACCACGGTTACGCCGTCAGTGAAGAAAGTTTTCCGGCGGAGCTCGTGGTTACGCACCGTTCGTTGAATGACGGTACGATCGAAGGCTTCCGTCACCGCACGCTGCCGATTCAGGGCATTCAGTACCATCCCGAAGCGGCTCCGGGACCGACGGACAACGAATACTTATTTACGGATTGGATGAAAAGCCTGAAAGGAGAACGCGCATGA
- a CDS encoding dihydroorotase gives MKRLLKNGTIINPAAGQKAVGDVLFEDGKILSVGETITATDGVEVIDVTDCYVTPGLIDMHVHLREPGQEAKESMTTGTQAAAAGGFTRVATMANTTPVIDDLVTFNGVKERARAEGRVKVDIIGAVSQNLEGRVLSDMGDLALAGAVAFSDDGHYVESADFMRRAMEYADTYGKMIIDHAEDWTMAAQGFMHEGKVSTALGVVGRPRAAEDIAVARDILLAEMTGAHIHIAHVSSAHAVELIRAAKQRGVRVTCEVTAHHLALTDAEIKNYDAAFKVAPPLREEDDRQALLAALADGTIDAIVTDHSPHADEEKDVPFCCAPNGMSGLETSLAAVITYALTPGHIDWERLVDAMSVQPARLLQREAGVLKAGAPADITVIAPQSRWTVEPEKLYTKSLFSPFAGKTLTGRAVQTWVDGEQVMREGAVR, from the coding sequence TTGAAGCGCTTGCTTAAGAACGGCACGATTATTAATCCCGCCGCAGGTCAAAAGGCGGTCGGCGATGTGCTTTTTGAAGACGGTAAGATCCTCAGTGTCGGCGAAACCATTACGGCGACTGACGGCGTCGAAGTGATTGACGTAACCGATTGCTACGTCACGCCGGGTTTGATCGATATGCACGTGCATTTGCGCGAACCGGGGCAGGAAGCGAAAGAATCCATGACAACTGGTACGCAGGCGGCGGCGGCCGGCGGGTTCACGCGCGTCGCCACTATGGCCAATACCACGCCCGTCATTGATGACCTCGTCACTTTTAACGGTGTCAAAGAACGCGCTCGCGCGGAAGGACGCGTGAAAGTGGACATCATCGGCGCGGTTTCCCAAAATTTGGAAGGACGCGTTTTAAGCGACATGGGCGATCTGGCGCTCGCCGGCGCCGTGGCGTTTTCGGACGACGGTCACTATGTGGAAAGCGCGGACTTCATGCGCCGCGCGATGGAATATGCCGATACCTACGGCAAAATGATCATCGACCATGCGGAAGATTGGACGATGGCGGCGCAGGGCTTTATGCATGAAGGCAAAGTCTCGACGGCGCTGGGTGTTGTCGGACGACCGCGCGCGGCGGAAGACATCGCCGTTGCTCGCGACATTTTGCTTGCCGAAATGACGGGCGCGCATATTCATATCGCGCACGTGAGCTCCGCGCATGCCGTGGAACTTATTCGGGCGGCGAAACAACGCGGTGTCCGCGTTACTTGTGAAGTGACGGCGCATCATTTGGCGCTGACCGATGCCGAAATTAAAAATTATGACGCGGCGTTTAAAGTGGCGCCGCCGTTACGCGAAGAAGACGATCGTCAGGCGTTGCTGGCAGCGCTGGCGGACGGCACGATCGATGCGATTGTGACGGACCATTCGCCGCATGCCGATGAAGAAAAAGACGTACCGTTCTGCTGCGCGCCGAACGGCATGAGCGGCTTGGAAACATCGCTCGCCGCCGTCATTACGTACGCGCTTACCCCCGGTCACATCGACTGGGAGCGGCTGGTCGACGCGATGTCCGTGCAGCCGGCGCGACTTTTGCAGCGGGAAGCGGGCGTGCTGAAAGCGGGCGCGCCGGCGGACATTACCGTCATCGCGCCGCAGAGCCGATGGACGGTGGAACCGGAAAAATTATATACGAAATCGCTGTTTTCTCCGTTCGCGGGCAAGACCCTGACCGGTCGCGCCGTGCAGACGTGGGTGGACGGTGAACAGGTAATGCGGGAAGGAGCTGTACGATGA
- a CDS encoding aspartate carbamoyltransferase catalytic subunit produces MVDWQGRSLIDLASFTAAEIEAILTQALAMKKFIASGAKKTDLLRGKAIVNVFSENSTRTRSSFELAGKYLGADVININKSTSSMTKGESLRDTLLTVAALAADAIVMRHEASGAAAYAVEIGKRFPHFPVVINAGDGLHAHPSQGLLDLFTVREQKGKIKGLKYVIVGDILHSRVARSDLAGFIKLGAEVHMVGPRTLVPREFAELGAILHTDLKEALRDADAIQILRLQNERAAAGFIPNNREYARTYGISSALLQEVAPDAMIMHPGPINRGVEISHELAYAQNAFLQTQVKNGVCVRMAILNEVLNGGNGIEALA; encoded by the coding sequence ATGGTCGACTGGCAAGGTCGTTCGCTGATTGATTTGGCGTCATTTACGGCGGCGGAAATCGAAGCGATTTTGACGCAAGCACTGGCGATGAAAAAATTCATTGCGAGCGGCGCAAAAAAAACGGATTTATTACGGGGCAAAGCGATTGTCAATGTGTTTTCCGAAAATTCGACACGCACGCGCAGTTCGTTTGAGCTCGCGGGGAAATACCTCGGAGCGGATGTCATTAATATCAATAAAAGCACCAGTTCAATGACTAAGGGCGAAAGCCTCCGCGATACGTTGTTGACGGTGGCGGCGTTGGCGGCGGACGCGATCGTCATGCGTCATGAAGCGTCGGGCGCCGCGGCCTACGCGGTGGAAATCGGTAAACGTTTCCCGCATTTTCCGGTCGTCATCAATGCCGGTGACGGTTTGCACGCGCATCCGTCGCAGGGACTTTTGGATCTCTTCACCGTGCGAGAACAGAAAGGCAAGATTAAAGGACTTAAATATGTTATCGTCGGCGATATTCTGCACTCGCGCGTCGCGCGCAGCGATCTAGCCGGCTTTATCAAACTCGGAGCCGAAGTGCATATGGTCGGCCCGCGTACGTTGGTGCCGCGCGAATTCGCCGAGCTCGGCGCGATCCTGCATACGGACTTGAAAGAAGCGCTGCGGGATGCCGATGCGATTCAGATTTTGCGCTTGCAAAACGAACGCGCGGCGGCGGGTTTTATTCCGAATAATCGCGAATATGCGCGGACCTACGGGATCTCGAGCGCGCTGCTGCAAGAGGTGGCGCCGGACGCGATGATCATGCATCCGGGCCCGATTAATCGCGGCGTGGAAATTTCGCATGAATTGGCGTATGCGCAAAACGCCTTTTTACAGACGCAGGTCAAAAACGGCGTATGCGTACGGATGGCTATTTTAAATGAAGTATTGAATGGGGGTAACGGCATTGAAGCGCTTGCTTAA
- the whiA gene encoding DNA-binding protein WhiA, with protein sequence MSFAEQVKDELARVVPTEVDARRAELTALLRMGGSLVMGNGGAGIRFVTHHNPTARKMLTYVKATGGIVPQVMVRRGNKLRKKNVYTLTILPGPVGQRFLEELGLLPVTEIRDDEMFRGREVRRAYLAGAFLGGGSVNRPQGDYHLEFVTESVAFAKTLVRMLKTFRLQGRIVERKDDYIVYLKTGESVARLLQIMGADQALLEFENVRVLKDMRNQVNRVVNCETANLQKTVDAAVRQLRDIELIRSMQPLHTLPPRLKEAAELRLAHPDVPLRELAGYTDKKMTKSGLYHRFRKLSDLADALRAQGQDRGKS encoded by the coding sequence ATGTCCTTTGCCGAACAAGTAAAAGACGAATTGGCGCGGGTGGTACCGACGGAAGTCGATGCCCGTCGCGCGGAACTCACCGCCTTATTGCGCATGGGAGGTTCGCTCGTCATGGGGAACGGCGGCGCGGGCATTCGGTTTGTGACGCATCATAATCCGACGGCGCGCAAAATGCTGACCTATGTCAAAGCAACGGGCGGTATCGTGCCGCAGGTGATGGTGCGGCGCGGCAACAAATTACGCAAGAAAAATGTCTATACATTGACGATTTTACCCGGACCGGTCGGCCAGCGTTTCCTGGAAGAATTGGGATTGCTGCCCGTGACCGAGATCCGTGACGATGAAATGTTTCGCGGTCGGGAAGTTCGGCGCGCCTACTTGGCCGGCGCTTTTTTGGGCGGCGGTTCGGTCAATCGTCCGCAAGGCGATTACCATTTGGAGTTCGTCACGGAGTCCGTCGCTTTCGCGAAAACCTTGGTGCGCATGCTGAAAACGTTTCGTTTGCAAGGGCGCATCGTCGAACGCAAAGACGATTACATCGTTTATCTCAAAACGGGAGAAAGCGTGGCGCGGTTGTTGCAGATTATGGGCGCGGATCAGGCGTTACTGGAATTTGAAAATGTCCGCGTGCTGAAAGATATGCGGAATCAGGTCAACCGCGTGGTCAATTGCGAGACGGCCAATTTGCAAAAAACGGTAGACGCCGCGGTACGGCAACTGCGTGACATCGAACTGATCCGCAGTATGCAGCCGTTGCACACCTTGCCGCCGCGTTTGAAAGAAGCGGCGGAACTTCGTTTGGCGCATCCCGATGTACCGCTTCGGGAGCTGGCGGGCTATACGGATAAAAAAATGACAAAATCAGGATTGTATCACCGATTCAGAAAATTGTCGGATCTTGCAGACGCCTTGCGGGCCCAAGGTCAGGACAGGGGGAAATCATGA
- a CDS encoding gluconeogenesis factor YvcK family protein produces MWYSAWRWLYPGLRIKRWVLLFSVGLLLLVLGLTTIINYQVFGVLEEFLFRVLYETTGRYNYTLLAGVGAILVIVGALVMIFSFQRLMQRILQSIAPEGSGKVSQMMWERARRDRGPAIVSIGGGTGLSKLLRGLKTKTSHLTAIVTVADDGGSSGRLREEMDIIAPGDLRNCLVAMADKESQMEYIFQHRFGGTGELAGHSLGNLFLAALMEEYKDPVLALEAASEILNVRGEVVPATTEPVRLRAEMTDGVCVLGESEIPEYGGRIQRLHILPDMPQAVTAALAAIEAADVITLGPGSLYTSVLPNLLVPEIATALRRSDATKIYICNAMTQPGETDGYTVADHLRALIDHIGPGVADYVLVNDYAPAGEVLERYAAMGSYPVVCDTEAVHALGVKVVRAKLIADGMTVSHAPDLVADAIVNMVHAVQSDLHPQLLDYYFDRSL; encoded by the coding sequence ATGTGGTATTCGGCATGGCGCTGGCTCTATCCGGGGCTGCGCATCAAACGTTGGGTCCTGCTCTTTTCGGTAGGACTTTTGCTCTTGGTCTTAGGTCTGACAACAATTATTAACTACCAGGTTTTCGGCGTACTGGAAGAATTTTTGTTCCGCGTTCTTTACGAGACGACGGGACGTTACAATTACACATTGCTCGCCGGCGTCGGGGCGATCCTGGTCATCGTCGGCGCGCTGGTCATGATTTTCTCGTTCCAGCGTTTGATGCAGCGTATTTTGCAGAGTATCGCGCCGGAAGGATCCGGCAAGGTCAGTCAGATGATGTGGGAGCGCGCGCGGCGGGATCGTGGTCCGGCGATCGTCTCCATTGGCGGCGGTACCGGCCTTTCCAAACTGCTGCGCGGTTTGAAAACGAAAACCTCGCATTTGACAGCGATCGTGACTGTCGCCGACGACGGCGGTTCATCAGGACGTTTGCGCGAGGAAATGGATATTATCGCGCCGGGCGATTTGCGTAACTGCCTGGTGGCCATGGCTGACAAAGAAAGTCAGATGGAATATATTTTCCAACACCGTTTCGGCGGCACAGGGGAATTGGCCGGACACAGTTTGGGGAATCTTTTCCTGGCGGCATTAATGGAAGAATATAAGGATCCCGTTTTGGCGCTCGAAGCGGCGAGCGAAATTTTAAATGTACGCGGGGAAGTGGTACCGGCGACGACCGAGCCGGTGCGTTTGCGCGCGGAGATGACCGACGGCGTCTGTGTGCTCGGCGAATCCGAAATTCCGGAATACGGCGGGCGCATTCAGCGGTTGCATATCTTACCGGATATGCCGCAGGCGGTGACGGCGGCCTTGGCGGCGATCGAAGCGGCCGATGTCATCACGCTTGGTCCGGGGAGCTTGTACACGAGTGTTTTACCGAATCTTTTGGTGCCGGAAATTGCGACCGCCTTACGACGCAGCGATGCCACCAAAATTTATATCTGCAACGCGATGACCCAACCCGGTGAAACAGACGGCTATACGGTAGCGGACCATTTGCGGGCGTTGATCGATCATATCGGGCCGGGAGTGGCGGATTACGTCTTGGTGAACGATTACGCGCCGGCCGGCGAAGTGCTCGAACGTTACGCGGCTATGGGTTCCTATCCCGTGGTCTGCGATACCGAAGCGGTGCATGCGCTGGGCGTCAAAGTCGTGCGCGCGAAACTGATCGCGGACGGTATGACGGTAAGCCATGCGCCGGACCTGGTCGCCGATGCGATTGTGAACATGGTGCACGCGGTGCAGTCGGATCTTCATCCGCAATTATTGGATTACTATTTCGATCGCAGTTTATAA
- the rapZ gene encoding RNase adapter RapZ, with protein sequence MAGDFQLIIMTGMSGAGKSRALQILEDMGYFCVDNLPPVLIPKFAEICREGGPKVQHAALVVDIRGGEFFASLVDALQQLAAGGYHYRLLFLDATDNVLVRRYKETRRAHPLAPRDRILQGLQKERALLRGIKEQANSVIDTSELSLQGLKGLLQQQFKNYSTAEGFNITVVSFGFKFGTPLDLDMMLDVRFLPNPFYLEELKHSSGRVPAVSEYIGKWDVTKEFMQKLTELVDFLTPHYEQEGKQQWIIGVGCTGGLHRSVWVAEALFRHFKEAGYSVSTEHRDLFKNDVHEDYAPAKE encoded by the coding sequence ATGGCCGGTGATTTTCAGCTGATTATTATGACGGGCATGTCCGGCGCGGGAAAATCGCGCGCCCTCCAAATTTTAGAGGACATGGGTTACTTTTGCGTGGATAATTTGCCGCCGGTACTGATTCCGAAATTCGCGGAAATCTGTCGCGAAGGCGGTCCGAAAGTCCAGCACGCGGCGTTGGTCGTCGATATTCGCGGCGGTGAATTTTTCGCGTCGCTCGTGGACGCGCTGCAACAATTGGCGGCGGGCGGTTACCATTACCGGCTGCTCTTTTTAGACGCGACGGATAATGTGCTGGTGCGCCGCTATAAGGAAACCCGTCGGGCGCATCCGCTGGCGCCGCGCGATCGCATTTTGCAGGGTTTGCAAAAAGAGCGGGCGCTTTTGCGCGGCATTAAGGAGCAAGCGAACTCGGTGATTGATACGAGCGAACTTTCTCTGCAGGGATTAAAGGGTCTGTTGCAGCAGCAGTTTAAAAACTACAGCACGGCGGAAGGCTTCAACATTACGGTAGTATCGTTCGGATTTAAGTTCGGAACGCCGCTGGATTTGGATATGATGTTGGATGTGCGTTTCCTGCCGAATCCTTTTTACTTGGAAGAATTGAAGCACTCGTCGGGACGGGTGCCGGCGGTGAGCGAGTATATCGGCAAGTGGGATGTCACCAAGGAATTCATGCAAAAGCTTACGGAATTGGTCGATTTTCTCACGCCGCACTATGAGCAGGAAGGTAAACAACAGTGGATTATCGGCGTCGGCTGTACCGGCGGCCTGCATCGTTCCGTTTGGGTAGCCGAAGCGCTTTTCCGTCACTTTAAAGAAGCGGGTTACAGCGTGTCGACGGAGCACCGCGATTTATTTAAAAATGACGTGCACGAGGATTACGCGCCGGCAAAGGAGTAG